Proteins found in one Oreochromis niloticus isolate F11D_XX linkage group LG22, O_niloticus_UMD_NMBU, whole genome shotgun sequence genomic segment:
- the ccn4a gene encoding cellular communication network factor 4a, whose amino-acid sequence MSWLLLWILTAAGIQQAYSLNSTTMPPATAVTSPFVDPYNRTQYCKWPCECPQTPPKCPPGVSLLMDGCDCCKTCARQVGEVCNEADTCDYHKGLYCDYSSDKPRYEKGVCAYMVGIGCEHNGVIYRNGESFQPNCKYQCVCVNGAIGCVGLCTESQPPRVWCQTPRRIKVRGQCCEQWICDEPRRGRKTALRHAVEVFPAETTSWHKNCITQTTSWSPCSKTCGRGLSMRISNANEQCELFKESRLCNLRPCEVDITKHIKPGKKCLNIYREDQPTNLTISGCTSKKAYRPKYCGVCTDERCCIPYKSKTIDVEFECPNGAGFTWKMLWVQACFCNLSCKSPNDIFADLENYYGYPEVMN is encoded by the exons ATGAGTTGGCTCCTGTTATGGATTCTAACAGCAGCCGGGATTCAACAG GCCTACTCCCTGAATTCCACCACCATGCCGCCTGCCACAGCCGTCACATCCCCATTTGTAGACCCGTACAACCGCACACAGTACTGCAAGTGGCCCTGCGAGTGTCCACAGACCCCCCCTAAGTGCCCGCCAGGTGTAAGCCTTCTCATGGATGGCTGCGACTGCTGCAAGACCTGCGCCCGGCAGGTGGGCGAGGTGTGCAACGAGGCAGACACATGTGACTACCACAAAGGACTGTACTGCGACTACAGCTCAGACAAGCCTAGGTACGAAAAaggagtgtgtgcat ACATGGTGGGAATCGGCTGCGAGCACAATGGTGTGATCTACCGTAATGGGGAAAGTTTCCAGCCCAACTGTAAATACCAGTGCGTGTGTGTTAACGGTGCTATCGGCTGTGTGGGGCTGTGCACAGAGTCTCAGCCTCCCCGTGTGTGGTGCCAGACCCCACGACGAATCAAAGTCCGGGGACAGTGCTGCGAGCAGTGGATCTGTGACGAACCCAGGAGAGGGCGCAAGACAGCGCTGCGACATGCAGTCGAGG TTTTCCCGGCCGAGACCACGAGCTGGCACAAAAACTGTATTACCCAGACTACCTCATGGAGCCCGTGCTCAAAGACCTGCGGCCGTGGCCTGTCCATGAGGATCTCCAACGCCAACGAGCAATGCGAGCTGTTTAAAGAGTCTCGTCTCTGTAACCTGCGGCCGTGCGAGGTCGACATCACCAAACACATCAAG CCAGGGAAGAAATGTCTTAATATCTACAGGGAAGATCAGCCAACAAACCTCACCATCTCCGGCTGCACAAGCAAGAAAGCGTACCGGCCCAAATACTGCGGCGTCTGCACCGACGAGCGCTGCTGCATCCCCTACAAATCCAAAACCATTGACGTGGAGTTTGAGTGTCCCAACGGGGCGGGATTCACCTGGAAGATGTTGTGGGTTCAGGCCTGCTTCTGCAACCTCAGCTGCAAAAGCCCCAATGACATCTTTGCTGACCTGGAGAATTACTACGGTTACCCAGAAGTTATGAACTAA
- the ndrg1a gene encoding protein NDRG1a isoform X2 gives MVLEDPDVEMIVAEIEVSEHDVETPNGRFHCTMKGVPKGDRPVILTFHDVGLNYKTCWNTLFDHEDMAEIMQHFAVCHVDAPGQHEGANTFSAGYEYPSMDQLAESLPLVLKHFGLKSVIGMGMGAGAYILTRFALDYPNMVEGLVLININSCAEGWMDWAAHKISGWTHAEPDMIITHLFGKEEIHHNHDLIATYRHHIMNDMNLFNLHLFVKSYESRRDLEIERPVPGSNARTLKCPSLLVVGDSSPAVEAVVECNTKLDPTKATLLKMADCGGMPQVDQPGKLTEAFKYFIQGMGYMPAASMTRLVRSRTASGSSVTSFDGNRSRSHTSEGNRSRSHTNEGSRSRSHTAENPHGRSHTDSSMDTTANNNVDQGVSKSAEVSC, from the exons ATGGTTCTGGAGGATCCTGATGTGGAAATGATTGTCGCTGAGATTGAAGTGAGC GAGCACGATGTGGAGACTCCTAATGGAAGATTTCATTGCACAATGAAGGGGGTTCCCAAGGGGGACAGACCAGTCATTCTCACCTTCCATGACGTTGGCCTGAACT ACAAAACCTGCTGGAACACGCTCTTCGACCATGAGGACATGGCGGAAATCATGCAGCACTTTGCTGTGTGTCACGTCGATGCCCCGGGGCAGCATGAAGGCGCAAACACCTTTTCCGCTGG ATATGAGTACCCTTCTATGGACCAACTCGCGGAGTCTCTCCCACTGGTCTTAAAGCATTTTGG CCTGAAAAGTGTCATTGGCATGGGCATGGGAGCCGGGGCCTACATTCTGACCAGATTTGCT CTGGACTACCCAAATATGGTAGAAGGCCTTGTTCTCATCAACATCAACTCGTGTGCTGAGGGATGGATGGACTGGGCTGCACACAAG atCAGTGGCTGGACCCACGCCGAGCCCGACATGATCATCACCCACCTGTTTGGAAAG GAGGAAATCCACCACAACCATGATCTAATCGCCACATACCGCCACCACATCATGAATGACATGAACCTGTTTAACCTGCATCTCTTTGTCAAGTCCTATGAAAG TCGGAGGGATCTGGAAATTGAGAGGCCAGTCCCTGGAAGCAATGCCAGAACCCTCAA GTGCCCTTCTCTGCTGGTGGTTGGCGATAGCTCTCCTGCCGTGGAGGCCGTG GTTGAGTGCAACACTAAGCTGGACCCCACAAAGGCCACCCTTCTTAAG ATGGCCGACTGCGGTGGCATGCCCCAGGTTGACCAG CCTGGCAAGCTGACCGAGGCGTTCAAGTACTTCATTCAGGGCATGGGATACA TGCCTGCAGCCAGCATGACCCGCCTTGTTCGCTCCCGCACTGCCTCTGGCTCTAGCGTCACCTCGTTCGACGGCAACCGCTCCCGCTCCCACACCAGCGAGGGAAACCGCTCCCGCTCCCACACCAACGAGGGCAGCCGCAGCCGCAGCCACACGGCCGAGAATCCGCACGGCCGCTCCCACACAGACAGCTCCATGGACACCACGGCCAACAacaacgtggaccaaggtgttAGCAAGTCCGCCGAAGTGTCCTGCTAA
- the ndrg1a gene encoding protein NDRG1a isoform X1 codes for MDDIQVVQSKPLLVDRELPGLREAVQQLVTKEHDVETPNGRFHCTMKGVPKGDRPVILTFHDVGLNYKTCWNTLFDHEDMAEIMQHFAVCHVDAPGQHEGANTFSAGYEYPSMDQLAESLPLVLKHFGLKSVIGMGMGAGAYILTRFALDYPNMVEGLVLININSCAEGWMDWAAHKISGWTHAEPDMIITHLFGKEEIHHNHDLIATYRHHIMNDMNLFNLHLFVKSYESRRDLEIERPVPGSNARTLKCPSLLVVGDSSPAVEAVVECNTKLDPTKATLLKMADCGGMPQVDQPGKLTEAFKYFIQGMGYMPAASMTRLVRSRTASGSSVTSFDGNRSRSHTSEGNRSRSHTNEGSRSRSHTAENPHGRSHTDSSMDTTANNNVDQGVSKSAEVSC; via the exons ATGGATGATATCCAGGTTGTCCAGTCTAAACCCCTGCTGGTTGACAGGGAGCTGCCG GGCTTGAGAGAGGCTGTGCAGCAGCTTGTGACCAAG GAGCACGATGTGGAGACTCCTAATGGAAGATTTCATTGCACAATGAAGGGGGTTCCCAAGGGGGACAGACCAGTCATTCTCACCTTCCATGACGTTGGCCTGAACT ACAAAACCTGCTGGAACACGCTCTTCGACCATGAGGACATGGCGGAAATCATGCAGCACTTTGCTGTGTGTCACGTCGATGCCCCGGGGCAGCATGAAGGCGCAAACACCTTTTCCGCTGG ATATGAGTACCCTTCTATGGACCAACTCGCGGAGTCTCTCCCACTGGTCTTAAAGCATTTTGG CCTGAAAAGTGTCATTGGCATGGGCATGGGAGCCGGGGCCTACATTCTGACCAGATTTGCT CTGGACTACCCAAATATGGTAGAAGGCCTTGTTCTCATCAACATCAACTCGTGTGCTGAGGGATGGATGGACTGGGCTGCACACAAG atCAGTGGCTGGACCCACGCCGAGCCCGACATGATCATCACCCACCTGTTTGGAAAG GAGGAAATCCACCACAACCATGATCTAATCGCCACATACCGCCACCACATCATGAATGACATGAACCTGTTTAACCTGCATCTCTTTGTCAAGTCCTATGAAAG TCGGAGGGATCTGGAAATTGAGAGGCCAGTCCCTGGAAGCAATGCCAGAACCCTCAA GTGCCCTTCTCTGCTGGTGGTTGGCGATAGCTCTCCTGCCGTGGAGGCCGTG GTTGAGTGCAACACTAAGCTGGACCCCACAAAGGCCACCCTTCTTAAG ATGGCCGACTGCGGTGGCATGCCCCAGGTTGACCAG CCTGGCAAGCTGACCGAGGCGTTCAAGTACTTCATTCAGGGCATGGGATACA TGCCTGCAGCCAGCATGACCCGCCTTGTTCGCTCCCGCACTGCCTCTGGCTCTAGCGTCACCTCGTTCGACGGCAACCGCTCCCGCTCCCACACCAGCGAGGGAAACCGCTCCCGCTCCCACACCAACGAGGGCAGCCGCAGCCGCAGCCACACGGCCGAGAATCCGCACGGCCGCTCCCACACAGACAGCTCCATGGACACCACGGCCAACAacaacgtggaccaaggtgttAGCAAGTCCGCCGAAGTGTCCTGCTAA